A section of the Halopiger aswanensis genome encodes:
- a CDS encoding SPW repeat domain-containing protein, whose amino-acid sequence MSETPTDSEANRTAETDRRRNTLNTDTMQWVSAIVALAGLGLVAYPFMFEATDTATWNDTLVGTGIFLLAGYNFYRLSKDRLASVGVASLAALLGLWALVSPAVIEMGSSELAMTTAAGGLLVAALSAYNAYANSKADAPDHARARA is encoded by the coding sequence ATGAGTGAAACACCGACCGATTCGGAAGCGAACCGTACCGCCGAGACTGACCGCCGCCGGAACACCCTCAACACGGACACGATGCAGTGGGTGAGCGCGATCGTTGCCCTGGCCGGACTGGGGCTGGTCGCCTACCCGTTCATGTTCGAGGCGACGGATACGGCGACCTGGAACGATACGCTCGTCGGGACGGGCATCTTCCTGCTCGCCGGCTATAACTTCTACCGCCTGTCGAAAGACCGGCTGGCGAGCGTCGGCGTCGCCTCGCTGGCCGCGCTACTCGGCCTGTGGGCGCTCGTCTCGCCGGCGGTAATCGAGATGGGCAGCAGCGAACTCGCGATGACCACTGCCGCTGGCGGACTGCTCGTCGCAGCCCTCTCGGCCTACAACGCCTACGCGAACAGCAAGGCTGACGCGCCCGATCACGCCCGCGCTCGAGCGTAG
- a CDS encoding universal stress protein, giving the protein MSLLVPFDASRLATDALERATTFSEALEEEVVVLTVIPDDPEYARDRGWITEGEPFDPDAIESGIRERAMDVAPEATFHTERVSSDEPTATSTTNVVREIRRVAAEIEASVVFIGSENAGSVIAPQSSVGNPVASDQRYDVYVVRRPGEAVDEADISDIDSTSEL; this is encoded by the coding sequence ATGTCACTGCTCGTTCCGTTCGACGCGTCCCGGCTCGCAACCGACGCGCTCGAGCGAGCCACGACGTTCAGCGAGGCGCTCGAGGAGGAAGTGGTCGTGCTGACGGTGATTCCGGACGATCCCGAGTACGCGCGGGATCGCGGTTGGATCACGGAGGGAGAACCGTTCGATCCCGACGCGATCGAATCGGGGATTCGGGAGCGGGCGATGGACGTTGCGCCTGAAGCGACGTTTCACACGGAGCGGGTGAGTTCGGACGAGCCGACGGCGACCTCGACGACGAACGTGGTCCGGGAGATCCGCCGCGTTGCGGCCGAGATCGAGGCGAGCGTGGTGTTCATCGGCTCGGAGAACGCCGGCTCCGTGATCGCACCCCAGTCGAGCGTCGGAAACCCGGTCGCAAGCGACCAGCGGTACGACGTCTACGTCGTTCGCCGGCCGGGCGAGGCCGTCGACGAGGCCGACATCTCCGACATCGACTCGACGTCGGAGTTGTAA